One Candidatus Alcyoniella australis genomic window carries:
- a CDS encoding thermonuclease family protein: MKKAIGCLLALLFVGLSTPAFAVDLQATVTRVIDGDTFDVLLADTGIKERVRIIGIDTPEIPRNGKKGEPFGREAEAKGHELLDGQRITLRLDKANVDDGHRDRYNRLLAHVILADGRFFTEVMISEGLGHAITNFDYDPDLKTRFLAVEQTAREAKIGIWSP, encoded by the coding sequence ATGAAAAAAGCCATCGGTTGCCTGCTCGCGCTCCTGTTCGTTGGCCTGAGCACTCCGGCCTTCGCCGTAGACCTCCAGGCAACAGTGACGCGGGTGATCGACGGCGACACGTTTGACGTGCTGCTGGCCGACACGGGCATCAAGGAGCGCGTGCGGATCATTGGGATCGACACGCCGGAGATCCCCAGAAACGGAAAAAAGGGCGAGCCGTTCGGCCGCGAGGCCGAGGCCAAGGGCCACGAACTGCTCGATGGCCAGCGGATCACGCTGAGGCTGGACAAGGCCAACGTGGACGACGGCCACCGCGACCGATACAACCGACTCCTGGCACACGTGATCCTCGCCGACGGCCGCTTCTTCACCGAGGTGATGATCTCCGAGGGCCTGGGCCACGCCATTACCAATTTTGACTACGACCCAGATCTAAAGACGCGCTTCCTGGCTGTCGAGCAGACCGCACGGGAGGCCAAAATCGGCATTTGGAGCCCTTGA